From Chryseobacterium joostei, the proteins below share one genomic window:
- a CDS encoding type VI secretion system contractile sheath small subunit has product MAMFNYGVGGNEVKVDANEAIQEIQENKSLIVSQLTTEESYTPEIVTGLKTVEDVFKHFQPSVSVQHETEDGGTIEEEFRFQNLGDFTPKSLTQKSDYLQQLSMEQEQYNKIVRQLKTNKILRNMLENDQTRAAFIEVLKDVAQELEK; this is encoded by the coding sequence ATGGCAATGTTTAATTATGGTGTTGGCGGAAACGAAGTAAAAGTAGACGCTAATGAAGCTATTCAGGAAATACAGGAAAATAAATCACTGATAGTAAGCCAGCTTACAACAGAAGAATCTTATACCCCTGAAATTGTAACAGGATTAAAAACAGTGGAAGACGTCTTCAAACATTTTCAGCCTTCTGTATCAGTACAGCATGAAACAGAAGATGGAGGAACAATTGAAGAAGAATTCCGTTTTCAAAATCTTGGAGACTTTACTCCCAAAAGCCTTACTCAGAAATCAGACTATCTACAGCAACTGAGCATGGAGCAGGAGCAGTACAACAAAATTGTACGCCAACTGAAAACAAATAAAATTCTACGCAATATGCTGGAGAACGATCAGACAAGAGCTGCGTTCATAGAAGTATTGAAAGATGTGGCACAAGAACTTGAAAAATAA
- a CDS encoding DUF5458 family protein: MDSKLQAQESQQQDQQQHSGQPKGNPLAELNKMGGFGFVESVVDGIANMNPTRKARKEIFLNDGNKAEERKELLQKIALWVSLLEGSESADKMAETCKTKAQQADQNLKKNLKNTLDAVRLLETNYRTVAQFYKNTELDKVDNVSIVNASIDQVSDLDNPLFIDAISEEFKNYYDRLDLRDNYSILAIPGYLGSNKVIEKWAKICNENKVMMVTDFANLDKPDDVVDLFHSANLTGGELHRSNVIMTCNWLVGRGKAEEVGEEENVELPPSTSLAGKIHKTLMSQVAAGKKHGNINEVDAVKFELKKSEISQLEKMGLVPMVNEYGKIMAFSAKTLFTGDNIGLQTYSVVRVFDYVTKVLLDFLNRRAFENWNAKNEDDLRRQIVTFLDNIKGPDKLIEKFKIVRFEQDRVNKDRVWLDIRMTPYFPTKSFVIKLDGHKGDDGNEWDAEYSQE; encoded by the coding sequence ATGGATAGCAAATTACAGGCGCAGGAAAGCCAGCAGCAGGATCAACAACAACACTCAGGACAACCGAAAGGTAATCCGCTTGCGGAACTCAATAAAATGGGAGGTTTTGGCTTTGTTGAATCCGTTGTAGACGGCATCGCCAATATGAACCCAACAAGAAAAGCTAGGAAAGAAATCTTTCTTAACGACGGAAATAAAGCAGAAGAAAGAAAAGAGCTTCTTCAAAAGATTGCCCTTTGGGTAAGCCTTTTAGAAGGAAGTGAATCTGCAGATAAAATGGCTGAAACGTGCAAAACAAAAGCACAGCAAGCTGATCAGAACCTAAAGAAAAACCTTAAAAATACACTGGACGCAGTTCGTTTGTTAGAAACAAACTACAGAACAGTAGCTCAATTCTACAAAAATACAGAATTGGACAAAGTGGATAACGTAAGTATCGTTAACGCAAGCATCGATCAGGTTTCGGATTTAGATAATCCTTTATTCATTGATGCTATTTCTGAAGAATTTAAAAACTACTACGACCGTTTAGACCTTAGAGATAACTATTCTATCCTTGCCATTCCTGGATATTTAGGATCCAATAAGGTAATTGAGAAATGGGCAAAAATCTGTAACGAGAATAAAGTGATGATGGTTACAGACTTCGCTAACCTTGATAAACCGGATGATGTAGTAGACTTATTCCATTCTGCGAACCTTACAGGAGGTGAACTTCACAGAAGTAACGTTATTATGACGTGTAACTGGCTTGTAGGACGTGGAAAAGCTGAAGAAGTAGGTGAAGAAGAAAACGTAGAACTTCCACCTTCCACTTCATTGGCAGGAAAAATCCATAAGACACTGATGTCTCAGGTAGCAGCAGGTAAAAAGCATGGTAATATCAACGAAGTAGACGCTGTAAAATTCGAATTGAAGAAAAGTGAAATTTCTCAGTTAGAAAAAATGGGTCTTGTTCCAATGGTTAACGAATATGGAAAAATTATGGCTTTCTCTGCAAAGACATTATTTACAGGAGACAATATCGGTCTTCAAACCTATTCCGTAGTTCGTGTATTCGACTATGTAACTAAAGTATTACTAGACTTCCTGAACAGAAGAGCTTTTGAAAACTGGAATGCTAAAAACGAAGACGATTTAAGACGACAAATTGTAACGTTCCTTGATAACATCAAAGGACCGGACAAGTTGATCGAGAAATTCAAAATTGTACGTTTCGAGCAGGATAGAGTAAACAAAGACAGAGTATGGCTTGATATCCGTATGACTCCTTATTTCCCAACAAAAAGTTTCGTTATTAAACTAGACGGACATAAAGGGGATGACGGTAACGAATGGGATGCAGAATACTCTCAGGAATAA
- the mutY gene encoding A/G-specific adenine glycosylase translates to MEKNNTGSDFLHVGNRLLEWYRNNARDLPFRQTKDPYKIWICEIVFQQTRINQGLNHYNNFIKRFPDVKTLAEAEENEVLLYWKGLGYYSRAINIHKAAQQIMNDYQGVFPAQYEEILKLKGVGKYTAAAVSSICFGGRMPAVDGNFYRVLSRFFADDFDISNSRAFTYFSELAALVMPENVGDFNQAMMDIGSEICKPKNPLCGECPINEDCIAFSLQKISDYPVKTKKVKAEDLALTYYFVHRNEQFLIRQRGDDFIWKKLFEFPSSISEEMEPFITNSKTITHKLTHKNVSIEIFNVNVTSETLWNDFIAENQYEITDIQGSHEKSFPKPLENYIQNSLKD, encoded by the coding sequence TTGGAAAAGAATAATACAGGCTCAGATTTTCTTCATGTAGGAAACAGGCTTTTGGAGTGGTATCGGAATAATGCAAGAGATCTGCCTTTCAGACAGACGAAAGATCCTTATAAAATATGGATTTGTGAAATTGTATTTCAACAGACAAGAATCAATCAAGGGCTAAACCATTATAATAATTTCATTAAAAGATTTCCGGATGTAAAAACCTTGGCAGAAGCTGAGGAAAATGAAGTTTTACTTTACTGGAAAGGATTAGGTTATTACTCCAGGGCGATCAATATCCATAAGGCTGCCCAGCAGATCATGAATGATTACCAGGGTGTATTTCCTGCTCAGTATGAAGAGATTTTAAAACTAAAAGGAGTAGGGAAGTATACAGCGGCTGCAGTTTCAAGTATCTGTTTCGGTGGAAGAATGCCGGCTGTTGACGGAAATTTTTACCGTGTATTGAGCCGTTTCTTTGCAGACGATTTTGATATCTCAAACTCAAGGGCTTTTACTTATTTCTCGGAATTGGCCGCGTTGGTAATGCCGGAAAATGTAGGCGACTTCAATCAGGCAATGATGGATATTGGCTCCGAAATCTGTAAACCAAAGAACCCTCTTTGTGGAGAATGCCCGATTAATGAAGATTGTATTGCGTTTTCCCTGCAAAAAATATCAGATTATCCTGTAAAAACAAAAAAGGTAAAGGCAGAAGATCTGGCTTTGACGTATTATTTTGTCCACAGAAATGAACAGTTTCTGATACGTCAGCGAGGTGATGATTTTATCTGGAAAAAATTATTTGAGTTTCCGTCATCTATTTCAGAAGAAATGGAACCTTTTATTACTAATTCAAAAACGATTACCCATAAGCTGACTCACAAAAACGTAAGCATTGAAATATTTAATGTTAATGTGACTTCAGAAACGCTTTGGAATGACTTTATTGCTGAAAATCAATATGAAATTACAGATATTCAGGGTTCCCATGAAAAATCCTTTCCGAAGCCTTTGGAAAATTACATCCAAAACTCATTGAAAGACTGA